From the Prochlorococcus marinus str. AS9601 genome, the window TTACTAATTTCCGAATCTAGAAATGTATTTTCTACAGTCTTTATAAGATCATTGAAGTTGAAAATAGAAAAACTTTTCTTTAATTCAAATAATTTTATATAAGCTAATTGAGTAAATATTCTTACAAATTCAGTAAAAAAGCCTTCTTTTATTTTATAAATTTTATCTTGTAATAAATTAAATTTAGTAAAATCTAATTTAATATTATGTTTATTAATTTCTTTAGATATATTTTCAATGTAAAAATATTTAGATAAAAGATCATCCTTAGAAATATCATATATGAAATCAATAACATTTTTAGAATTAAGCCTTTTGTTAATCTCTTCAATCCAACAATTTATTTGATTAAACTTATCATTTCTTGGTTTTGCTGCATATATTTGACTTTTTCCACCACTTTCCTTAATTAATTTTCCCAACTCTATGAGTTGTAAAAATAATTCCTTACCTTTCTTATTCCATTCAAAACAAAACTCGTTCCAATTTAAATAAAAAAATTCATTAAAATAATTATTTAAATCAATAATCTTATATTTATTATTTATTTGAAATTTATAGATATTTTCTTGATCTATATTTTTTAAAATTTCTACAAAAAATGACTTATTGATCCTACTTCCAAATCTAGAACTTATTTTTTTTTTGTATACTGCTGAAATAAGCTCATGATTAAGATTAAGAAAATCATCAATCCATAAATTATCTATTACATCTTTATACAAATTATCAATATTATTCTCAATATATGGATCTTGTGTTAAACCTATTTCAATACTATATTCATCAATAATATTATTACAAAAAGCATGGAACGTAGTTACTTTTAACTTATAGAATTGATTTATAAAATTGTCAATTTCGGAAATTATTTTTTCCTTAGATTTATCTTTATCCTTAAAATTTAGATACCAATCCTTAAGAGTATTATCTATCTTACATTCTTTATAACTTTGCAAATATAATTTTAAATTAAGAAATCTCGAGAGAATTTTGTCTCTTAATTCAGAACAAGTATTTTTTGTAAAGCTTAGCAAGAGTATTTCATCTGGTTTAACTTTTTTCTCCAAAACATTTCTTAAAACTATGTGTGCCAAAGTAAAACTCTTACCAGTGCCTGCACTTGCTTCAACTAATTTAAATTTTTTATTTAATTTAATTTGATTAATATCCATTTTTTTATTAAATTAAACTTTGACCTCATTTTTATAAAGTAAGTAATTCTTAAATTTTTTCATTAAATATTTCTCTTCCAAGTCAATCTTAAATTTAATTATTAAACATAAACTTATTGTCAAAAATAAATAATAAATAGATAATTTTATTATAAAAACTCCAATAGAAATAAATATTAAAGAATAGTACATAGGATGACGTGTAAAACGATAAATACCTGTAGTAACTAGATTGCTATTGTTTATAGGTCTTGGGAAAGGGGATAAATTGCTTCCTAAGTCTTTAATTGAAACTAACATTATTATGAAAGCGATTATGATAATTAAAATACCTAGGAAATAAAAAAAAGGACTTTCTTGAATTATTTGTTTTTGAAGAAAAAATTCCCATTGAAAAAAATGAAGACTAATAATAAAGAACTGTAAAAAAACAAGTAATCGTTCATAAACAGCTTTAAAAAAATTTTTTAACTGAAATTTAGACATTTATTATTTCTTAAATGCTTTAATTAGAGGACCATATATTCTGTATGATAATTGATCAAAATTATTATTTCCAAGAAAGAATTCTGGTTCTTTTTCATTACCAAAACACATTTTCATTTCGATATTATCTCTTTCTCCTTTAGAAAAATTTTTATTACCAATCCATTTATCTCTGAAAGCTTTTTTTTCATTTTTTGATTTTATTTTTGCTTCTACATATTTATAGGCACTTTCTGGAGGAAGAGGTAAACATTTTTCAGAATAATTTTTAAAAATATTTATGTACTCCTCCAAAATAAGATTTGATTCAGTTAATCCCGGTGATTGAATAATTTGCGATTTATAATTATTTTCTGTTCTAAAAATTACTTTAGTCCTTTTTATATTCCTCTTTAAAGAAGAAATAAAGAGTAATTTTATCCAAGCCTCAA encodes:
- a CDS encoding methyltransferase family protein, with the protein product MSKFQLKNFFKAVYERLLVFLQFFIISLHFFQWEFFLQKQIIQESPFFYFLGILIIIIAFIIMLVSIKDLGSNLSPFPRPINNSNLVTTGIYRFTRHPMYYSLIFISIGVFIIKLSIYYLFLTISLCLIIKFKIDLEEKYLMKKFKNYLLYKNEVKV